ATCTCCCGGCAGGTGGCGTCGAGCTCGTCGGGCGCCACGATGCGGCTGACCACGCCGTGGGCCAGGGCCTCGTCGGCCTCCAGCACCCGCCCGGTCAGCACCATGTCGCTCACCAGGCCGTGGCCGGCCATCTGGTAGAGCCGCCCCATCCCCCCGGTGTCGGGGATGACGCCGTGGCCCACCTCGGGCAGGAGCATGCGCGTGCCCTCGGCCGCGACCCGGACGTCGCACACCAGGGCCCGCTGGAACGAGCCGCCGATCACCCAGCCCTTCAAGGCCACGATGATCGGCGCCTCGATGTCGAGGACCTGGAGGATGCCCCGGTGGCCCCGGCTCATGAGCTCGTGGTGGGACAGGTCGACCTGCTCGCCGCCGAGGGCGGAGACGTCCCGTCCCGAGGACCAGCTGCGACCCTCGGCCCGCCACACGACGGCCCGCAGGTCGCGCCGCTCCCGGAGCTCGCCCAGGATCGCCCACAGCTCGGCGTCCATGGCGTCGTCGAAGGCGTTGTGCTTGTCGGGGTTGTCGTTGGTGATGGTGGCGATCGGGCCGTCGACCTCGAGGTGCACCCGGCCGGCGCTCATCGGTCGGTGGCGGGGCGGGGCGGCGACATCGGGCCGATCCTGGCACAGCGCCGGACGGCCGGTCCGGGGATCCCCGGACCGGGGCGTGGCACCATGAGCGACCCGACGGAGGTGGAGCCATGGCGACGGGTGAGGCTGCGGAGGTGCTGGTCGTCGGCTCGGTGAACCGCGACCTGGTGGCCACCGTCGACCACCTGCCCGTGGCCGGCGAGACCGTGGCCGGGGCCGCACTGGCCGAGGGCCTGGGCGGCAAGGGGGCCAACCAGGCCGTGGCCGCGGCCCGGGCCGGTGCCCGGGTGGCCCTGCTCGCCACCGTGGGCGACGACCCCGGGGGCGGCGCGCTCCGGGCCCGCCTGGCCGAGCTGGGCGTGGGCACCGAGCTGGTCGCGACCGCACCCGGCCCCAGCGGCACCGCCCTGGTGGCCGTGGACGCCGCCGGCGAGAACCAGATCGTCGTCGTGCCCGGCGCCAACGCGGCCACCGGCCCCGAGCGGGTCGACGCCCTGGTCCCCGGCCTCGCCCCGTCCACCGTCGTGGTCGTCCAGGGCGAGGTCCCCCTCACCACCATCGTCACCGCCGTCGGCGCGGGCCGGGCGGCAGGCGCCACCGTGGTGGTCAACCTGGCCCCCTTCGTCGCCCTCCCGCCGGGCGTGCTCTCGGGGTGCGTCGTGGTGGTCAACGCGGTGGAGCTGGGCCAGCTCCTCCGCGCCGACCCGCCGCCGACCGTCGAGGCGGCCCGGGCCGCGGCCGCGGCCGTGGTGGCGGGAGGGCCGGCGGCGGTGGTGGTGTCCCTGGGCGCCGACGGCGCCGTCTGGGTCACCGCCGAGGGCGAGGGGGGCCACGTGGCCGCCCCACCGGCCTCGGCGGTGGTCGACACCACCGGCGCGGGCGACGCCCTGGTGGGCGTGCTCGCCGCCGCCCTCGCCGCGGGCCGGTCCCTCGACGCCGTCGTCACCGCTGCCGTCGCCGCTGCGACCGCGAGCGTGGCCCACCCCGGCGCGGCCGAGGGCTACCCGCCCTTCGCCGTCGGCGCCGCCCGGTGACGCGGCCGCCGAGGACCGTGGAGGTCCGCGCCTCCTCGTCGCTGGCGGCCGGGCTCGAGGACGTGGCTGCGGCGGCGTCGACCCTCGACGGCGTCAACGCCGAGCTGGCCCCGTGGGTGCGGATGACCGGCGGGCGCGGCCTCGGCGACCTCCGCACCCGGGCCGAGGCGCACCCGCCCGGGACCGTGCTGCTCCGCTGCTGGATGCTCGCCCTCGGCGTCGTCCCCTTCGACCGCCACGCCCTGGCCCTGGCCCGCATCGTCGACACCGACGACGAGCAGGGCTTCGACGAGCGGTCGACCTCGTGGCTCCAGGGCTGCTGGCACCACGACCGCCGCATCCGCCGCGACGGCGACGGGTGCACGGTGACCGACCACGTCCGGGCCGAGCCTCGCCTGGCCCTGGCGGCGCCCGCGGTGCGCGTCGTGGTGGGCGCCCTGTTCGCCCACCGGCACCGGAGCCTCCGCCGCCGCTTCGGCACCGGCTGAGCCAGCCGACCCGCGAACGGTCGACGGGGAGGGCACCCCCGACCGGACGCCGGCCACGGACCCACGGACGTCGATACCGTCGCCGAGGGGTCGTCCACCCGACGGCGTGCGAGAGGAGACGAGCATGCGAGCTCGACGGGCAGCAGGGGCAGTCGGTGTGGCGGTCGCGCTGCTCGTTGCCGCAGGGTGCGGCGAGGGTGCGGGGGATGAGCAGGTGACCGGTACCGACGCCGCGCCGCTGCTCGAGGCGGGAGCGCTCGATGAGACCGGCCTCGAGGGGAGCACCGGGCTGTCGTGGGAACCGGTCGAGGGCGCCACCGACGACACCGACCTGCCCGCCTGTGCGGACCTGACGACCGTGGGCGAGGGGCCCCTCGCCGCCGTCGTCGCCGAGGAGCGGTCGGGCTCCTTCGCCGGCGAGGTCCCCGGGGGCCCGACCACCACCAGCGCGAGCGTCCGGGGCGCGGTGCTCGTCTACGCCGACGACTCGTCGGCCGAGGCCGCCCTGGCCGCGGTGGACGCCGGTCTGCTGGCCACCTGCATCGCACCGTCGGTCACCGAGGGCGCGGCAGCCGAGATCGAGGTGGAGGAGGGCGGTGCCCCGACGGCGGGCGACGACGGTGTCGCCCTGGCCTCCGAGCTCGACGACTACGTCTTCTTCGGGGGCAACGACAACTTCCACCGGACCGAGCTGGTGGTGGCTCGCACCGGTCCGGTGCTGGTCGTGGTGCAGGTGATCGCCAGCAGCCAGTCGTTCGAGGGCGTCGACGTGGGCGCCGTCGCCCACGACGCAGCCGTCCACGCCGTGGCCGGGGTGGAGGAGGCGCGGTAGAGGTGCGACCGACGTAGGATGCTGCACGAAGCGTGCGAGAACCTTCGCGGCACGCCGCGCACCACGACGACGGACCCACCGAGGCCATGACCACCAACGACGACCCCCGCCCCGCGCCCCCGAGCGAGCCGCTCGACAAGGAGGCCCTGCGGGCCAAGTACCTGGCCGAGCGGGACAAGCGCCTCCGCCCCGACGGCAACGACCAGTACGTCGAGGTCACCGGCGTCTTCGCCGAGTACGTCGAGGACCCCTACGTCGACCCCGAGCCCCGCGAGCCGGTCCACGACGAGGTCACCGTGGCCTTCGTCGGCGGCGGCTTCGCCGGCCTCGTCACCGGTGCCCGCCTGAAGCAGGCCGGCATCGACGACGTCCGCATCATCGAGAAGGGCGGCGACGTCGGCGGCACCTGGTACTGGAACCGGTACCCAGGTGCCCAGTGCGACACCGCGGCGCTGATCTACCTCCCGCTGCTGGAGGAGACCGGCCACATGCCGACCGAGAAGTACACCCACGCGCCGGAGATCCTCGACCACTGCCGGCGGATCGCCGAGCACTTCGACCTCTACG
Above is a window of Iamia majanohamensis DNA encoding:
- a CDS encoding PfkB family carbohydrate kinase codes for the protein MATGEAAEVLVVGSVNRDLVATVDHLPVAGETVAGAALAEGLGGKGANQAVAAARAGARVALLATVGDDPGGGALRARLAELGVGTELVATAPGPSGTALVAVDAAGENQIVVVPGANAATGPERVDALVPGLAPSTVVVVQGEVPLTTIVTAVGAGRAAGATVVVNLAPFVALPPGVLSGCVVVVNAVELGQLLRADPPPTVEAARAAAAAVVAGGPAAVVVSLGADGAVWVTAEGEGGHVAAPPASAVVDTTGAGDALVGVLAAALAAGRSLDAVVTAAVAAATASVAHPGAAEGYPPFAVGAAR
- a CDS encoding enoyl-CoA hydratase/isomerase family protein, which produces MSAGRVHLEVDGPIATITNDNPDKHNAFDDAMDAELWAILGELRERRDLRAVVWRAEGRSWSSGRDVSALGGEQVDLSHHELMSRGHRGILQVLDIEAPIIVALKGWVIGGSFQRALVCDVRVAAEGTRMLLPEVGHGVIPDTGGMGRLYQMAGHGLVSDMVLTGRVLEADEALAHGVVSRIVAPDELDATCREMAERVAAAPAVTVKMARRVIRHLSEPTLRSSMDEELIAQTFVNRSDDLAEKRAAEAEGRAPRYTGS